The following proteins are co-located in the Limnochordia bacterium genome:
- the serS gene encoding serine--tRNA ligase, with protein sequence MLDIRLFRDQPDVVRKALKDRGLDTSPVDEVIHVDNLRRETLQEVENLKAKRNTVSAEIAKMKSKKEDASAVIEEMRQVSEIIKAYDEQVREIDEQLRTLLLQIPNIPHPTVHIGKDETENRVIRHWSKPTEFAFEPKPHWDIGENLGIIDFERGAKIAGARFSVYKGLGARLERALINFYLDIHTQEHGYTEVFPPFLANTESMTGTGQLPKFAEDMFHVEGTDYYLIPTAEVPVTNLYRGEILNREQLPLYHAAYSACFRAEAGSHGRDTRGLVRQHQFNKVELVKFVLPEESDEELENLVANVEKVLQLLGLPYRINQMCTGDVGFAAAKKYDPEVWMPSYGNYVEISSCSNFRDFQARRANIRFRREPGAKPEYVHTLNGSGVAIGRSVAAILENYQQADGTVIIPEVLRPYMGGLDRIS encoded by the coding sequence TTACAGGAAGTCGAGAATTTAAAGGCAAAACGGAACACCGTATCCGCGGAAATCGCCAAAATGAAGAGCAAGAAAGAGGATGCGTCGGCGGTTATTGAGGAAATGCGTCAGGTCTCGGAAATAATCAAAGCCTACGATGAACAAGTGCGAGAGATTGATGAACAACTACGCACGTTACTTCTTCAGATACCAAATATACCCCATCCTACGGTGCATATTGGTAAGGATGAGACAGAGAACCGGGTGATTCGACACTGGTCGAAACCAACCGAGTTTGCCTTTGAACCCAAACCTCACTGGGATATTGGAGAAAATTTAGGTATCATTGACTTCGAACGGGGCGCAAAGATAGCAGGGGCTAGGTTCAGTGTGTACAAGGGGCTAGGTGCTAGACTAGAACGGGCTCTGATAAATTTTTATCTAGACATTCATACCCAGGAACATGGGTATACGGAGGTATTCCCCCCGTTTCTGGCCAATACGGAGAGCATGACGGGGACTGGTCAGCTCCCCAAGTTCGCAGAGGATATGTTTCACGTAGAAGGAACAGACTACTACCTTATTCCCACTGCGGAAGTCCCGGTTACAAACCTTTATCGAGGCGAGATCCTCAACAGGGAACAATTGCCTCTGTATCATGCAGCCTATTCCGCCTGTTTCAGGGCGGAGGCGGGATCCCACGGAAGGGATACCCGGGGACTTGTTCGCCAGCATCAGTTTAACAAGGTGGAGCTTGTTAAGTTTGTCTTGCCTGAAGAATCCGATGAGGAACTAGAGAATTTGGTGGCTAATGTGGAGAAGGTTCTGCAGCTTCTAGGGCTTCCCTATAGAATCAACCAAATGTGTACCGGGGATGTAGGCTTTGCTGCTGCAAAGAAATACGATCCTGAGGTGTGGATGCCCAGCTATGGAAACTATGTCGAGATTTCCTCCTGCAGCAACTTCCGCGATTTCCAGGCGCGACGTGCGAATATTCGCTTCCGCCGAGAACCTGGTGCAAAACCGGAATATGTGCATACCCTAAATGGTTCCGGTGTTGCTATAGGAAGAAGTGTTGCTGCTATCCTCGAGAACTATCAACAAGCCGATGGGACTGTAATAATTCCGGAGGTCCTCCGACCATATATGGGAGGCCTGGACCGGATTTCGTAG
- a CDS encoding PatB family C-S lyase has protein sequence MNYNFDQVLDRRNTGSEKWDFTEEVFGRADVLPMWVADMDFASPPEVVAAIQRRAAHPTYGYTGVSMSYYQSIIGWMERRHGWIIEPDWIVTTPGVVCGLAMAVLAFTEKRDGVIVQSPVYPPFFRVVEQNKRQILNNQLIRAGDRYEIDWDDLKVKLASGAKVLLLCSPANPVGRVWSQEELLRLSSMCMEHGVLIISDEIHSDIVYSWARHTPLGSLNEDISNSCVTFVAPSKTFNIPGLSTSVAIIPNPKLRERFKQVLSMTGLGGANLFGLTALEAAYTYGGPWLDALMPYIEGNLKYMEEYADCRLPGIQVVPTEGTYVIWLDCRGLGLEPDYLRRFMSGHARVGLNDGVSFGPGGEGYQRINIATPRSILFQGLSRIGDAVDRLRSGEIKGA, from the coding sequence ATGAACTATAATTTCGATCAAGTGTTAGATCGGCGGAACACAGGTAGCGAGAAGTGGGACTTTACTGAAGAAGTCTTTGGCCGTGCCGATGTTTTGCCAATGTGGGTTGCAGATATGGATTTTGCTTCTCCTCCCGAGGTAGTGGCGGCAATACAAAGGCGGGCTGCGCATCCAACCTATGGCTATACTGGTGTCTCTATGTCATACTATCAATCAATTATTGGTTGGATGGAGCGACGACATGGGTGGATAATTGAGCCAGATTGGATCGTAACCACACCGGGAGTAGTCTGTGGATTAGCGATGGCGGTTCTTGCCTTTACAGAGAAACGGGATGGGGTTATTGTCCAGTCTCCGGTTTATCCCCCTTTTTTCCGGGTTGTGGAGCAAAATAAACGCCAGATCCTCAACAATCAACTAATACGGGCGGGAGATCGCTACGAGATAGACTGGGATGACCTCAAAGTGAAGCTTGCCTCCGGGGCGAAGGTGTTACTGCTGTGTAGTCCCGCAAATCCCGTCGGTCGGGTATGGTCCCAAGAAGAGCTACTACGTTTATCAAGCATGTGCATGGAACATGGGGTGCTCATTATCTCCGATGAGATTCATAGCGACATTGTGTATTCATGGGCGCGGCATACCCCATTGGGTTCACTAAACGAGGACATCAGCAATAGCTGTGTTACCTTTGTAGCGCCAAGCAAAACCTTTAACATACCGGGATTGTCCACATCGGTGGCGATTATTCCCAACCCTAAGCTAAGGGAGCGCTTCAAACAGGTTCTTAGTATGACCGGGCTAGGAGGGGCCAATTTGTTTGGTCTTACGGCCCTGGAGGCTGCATATACCTATGGTGGCCCTTGGTTAGATGCTCTTATGCCGTACATTGAGGGTAACCTCAAATACATGGAGGAGTATGCAGACTGCCGGCTGCCTGGGATTCAGGTTGTTCCGACAGAGGGAACCTACGTGATTTGGCTTGATTGTCGGGGTCTTGGATTGGAACCCGACTACTTAAGGCGGTTTATGTCTGGGCACGCACGGGTTGGGCTAAATGATGGAGTATCCTTTGGCCCAGGGGGCGAGGGATACCAGCGGATTAACATAGCAACTCCTAGGTCCATTCTCTTCCAGGGTTTGAGCAGGATAGGGGATGCGGTAGACAGGTTGCGCTCGGGAGAGATCAAAGGGGCCTGA